In Anopheles gambiae chromosome 2, idAnoGambNW_F1_1, whole genome shotgun sequence, a single window of DNA contains:
- the LOC1271580 gene encoding transcription factor cwo, producing MEAYWEAANGHAPHSLKYESEAGVPGYTYCGEPGLNFSANNTTYSEDDADFPPGRRGKTSRQDPLSHRIIEKRRRDRMNSCLADLSRLIPQQYMRKGRGRVEKTEIIEMAIRHLKNLQSQECGRESSCAEQYRHGYNECLAEAAKFMMRERGEEMCFRMVAHLKEHCNEIMKGELSKTRCGTELANGGSPIYLAGGQLGHLREILTCPSDLEHSSNDHHDVKDLSFRSATSTSSSTHSNNNPPQAAVITSTAPSIVQHHLDTSSNHSTQDYDAPSPPARLCPNGTGASLQQDTNNNINQHESVLRTIRMRKFSEHASPEHEHSHNSYKFKNYIQQRFSQDTHENGHGTDCDRSPVSLHEDQHMHQQPHSLRASPLTNGSSGSMSGADSKSSSTSTLTGKSSTVASSTDEPLSLKRKLPSTPVRNGAESPAAGPMENGAHHHNHHHQQQGAAEQCVPLEKKLALARNGHPLAASSSSSSSSVTPLPASEIKHELLSSIGSAVVALGPTATPAFAHHHHQQQQQQHHHHPSSYHPVPIFACHTQGFYIPLNVDYETLLPYLNGIDLLSKNFLQMPPLHPISISVNYTPGSLGGSGGSLLLKASAVNGLNSQTKAKLVEGIINGC from the exons ATGGAAGCGTACTGGGAAGCAGCGAATGGTCATGCACCGCATTCTTTGAAATACGAGAG TGAGGCTGGTGTGCCCGGATACACGTATTGCGGTGAGCCGGGGCTCAACTTTTCCGCCAACAATACCACCTACAGCGAAGATGATGCCGATTTTCCACCAGGACGACGGGGCAAAACATCACGG CAAGATCCACTGTCGCACCGGATCATTGAGAAACGGCGCCGAGATCGGATGAACTCCTGCCTGGCCGACCTTTCGCGACTCATTCCGCAGCAGTACATGCGCAAAGGTCGGGGACGGGTGGAAAAGACGGAAATCATCGAGATGGCCATACGCCACCTGAAGAACCTGCAGAGCCAGGAGTGCGGCCGGGAGTCGTCCTGCGCCGAGCAGTATCGCCACGGGTACAACGAGTGTCTGGCCGAGGCGGCCAAGTTTATGATGCGCGAGCGGGGCGAGGAGATGTGCTTTCGCATGGTCGCCCACCTAAAGGAGCACTGCAATGAGATTATGAAGG GTGAATTGAGCAAGACACGGTGCGGCACGGAGCTGGCAAACGGTGGTAGCCCCATCTATCTTGCCGGCGGGCAGCTGGGCCACCTGCGGGAAATACTCACCTGCCCGTCGGATCTCGAGCACAGCAGCAACGACCATCACGACGTGAAGGATCTGAGCTTCCGCAGTGCGACGAGCACGAGTAGCAGCacgcacagcaacaacaatccgCCGCAGGCCGCCGTCATTACCTCGACTGCGCCGAGCATCGTGCAGCACCATCTGGACACGTCCAGCAACCACTCAACGCAGGACTACGACGCACCGTCCCCGCCGGCTCGGCTGTGCCCGAACGGTACCGGCGCCAGCCTGCAGCAAGACacgaacaacaacatcaaccagCACGAGAGCGTCCTGCGCACGATCCGCATGCGCAAGTTCTCGGAGCACGCTTCGCCGGAGCACGAGCACAGCCACAACAGCTACAAGTTCAAGAACTACATCCAGCAGCGGTTTTCGCAGGACACGCACGAAAATGGGCACGGGACCGATTGCGATCGCAGCCCGGTGTCGCTGCACGAGGATCAGCATATGCATCAGCAGCCGCACTCGCTGCGCGCCTCGCCACTGACCAACGGTAGCAGTGGCAGCATGTCCGGGGCAGATTCCAAGTCCTCCAGCACGAGCACACTGACCGGGAAGTCGTCGACCGTGGCATCGTCCACGGACGAGCCACTGTCACTGAAGCGAAAGCTGCCCAGCACTCCTGTCAGAAATGGGGCCGAATCACCGGCCGCAGGTCCGATGGAGAATGGAgcgcaccaccacaaccaccatcaccagcagcaaggGGCGGCGGAGCAGTGCGTGCCGCTGGAGAAAAAGCTGGCGCTCGCTAGGAATGGCCACCCGTTGGCagcgtcatcgtcgtcgtcctcctcttCGGTGACGCCACTGCCGGCGTCCGAGATCAAGCACGAGCTGCTATCGTCGATCGGAAGTGCGGTGGTAGCGCTGGGACCAACGGCGACTCCCGCCTTTgcacatcaccatcaccagcagcaacagcagcaacatcaccaccatccCAGTTCCTACCATCCGGTGCCGATTTTTGCCTGCCACACGCAGGGTTTCTACATCCCGCTGAACGTGGACTACGAAACTCTGCTGCCCTACCTAAACGGGATCGATCTGCTGAGCAAAAACTTCCTCCAGATGCCGCCGCTGCACCCGATCAGCATTAGCGTTAACTACACGCCCGGATCGCTGGGCGGCAGTGGGGGCAGCTTGCTGCTGAAGGCATCGGCCGTGAACGGGCTCAACTCGCAGACGAAGGCAAAACTGGTGGAAGGTATCATCAATGGATGTTAG